Within Vanessa atalanta chromosome 11, ilVanAtal1.2, whole genome shotgun sequence, the genomic segment agtaaaaataacatgTGTTCATTAAAAAACGTTTCCTGCGAATTATGTTTGATATTGCGGTTAGAAAACTTGCACGTACCGGATGAAACTCTGCACATTAATtcaccaaccggcattggagcagcttggtgaaaTAAGATTCAGGctttcatttttttcaattactcCATTGATGAATCAAATGGTTATCATATATACAGAAAGTATGCATTAATTAAGACATAcataattgaattgttattgattttacgaacgttttctcgttAATGTATCTTTACCAACTAGATTAAGCAAAGTAGTTTATCATCAAAATGGATACTCTGGGTAGCTGTAATTCCTTTGCTGCATAGCCTAGGTGCAAGCGAAAAGATTGAAAAGGCCATTTTTAATCTCTCAAAAGCCACATCAAACGCAGAAACTCCATCCTATTCCATTTCTATCCACAACGTAAAAGCGTTACTAACTATATTCATACATAAGTCCATTCGTAgctttgataaattttaatatttcatcgtatatatttataactgatattgtttattatatttatttattcaattaacatAGCTTTGTAATTTAATGGTGGAAAAGAGAGACGATATGTAGCCATTTTTTAATGTAGCCTAATGAGCACACTCGATTTCACAATTTTATCTAGGAAAGAATGGGGgcaaaaatgttaaaatctttaataaaaaactgtatAAACTGTGaagctgtttttaattttcatttaatggaAATATGCATACCAgacaaaacaaaactttacaCATATTGctatttctgtaataatatttcattaaatattatgccAATAATCTTAATTCACTTCACTTACCATACACAcgctataattaaaatgtacatgttATTTCACGCTAGTACAAAAAccgtatgtattttgttttcgctCGGCAGATGTAAGCAATGTTGGTAGCGCACCAAAAGCTCCGGTGGACAGCGTGGGCTGTAAGCCTGTAATGTTTGCTTTCAATTAACCAATGGTCAACAACCAGGTTCACCCCATACACTTTTCATGAAACAATTCTACTGCACTTAATGCAGTTTCTTGTTTGCTAGAATGCTACAATCTGGGAAATTACTCTGTGTACGTTCACAACATTAACAAGAGATTGAAAGCGATTGCTTTATAactgttttgttataaattatttactattatttatgttcaagtatttattgttataaaaatctcTATCTTTATATAGAAATTTAGGCCATTCTTTCACATGTACatgtatctaaataatatacttcaGTATATAATACTGTACACCGTATATAGGTATACTTACACCTAACGTTATTAGCAAAAAATTGTCAATGTTAGACTTTTAAAGAATGTTGTGAGTTGAGATGAAGTGTCTAGTAGTATTAGTTAGCACTACATGATCAAtcgaattacaatatttatattttacaaaattctattattaatgttaaaaaacataacataaactaaCATGAACATATATACAGAATCACAATGACACACTTTATTGAAAACCAAATAATATATGCTGTTATAAGTAGCCAGCTCATAAATGAACTCTTCGAATATACAgatcgatagaaaaaaatcagcttaaatataactattacgTAAATTGTCTCACGAAACCTGCCTGACTACACGATCTAGGtacctataatattaaattccgtGCCTATTTTTTCAATCCCGTGATAATatcgtataataaaaatttgtagaATATAGGTACGTCGGTAtgaatttgcatattttaatcCGTTTCATTTAGTATCAACGACAATCGTTCGGTTAATATCTGGCGTTAATCCCAGTGGACATAACCAACCGCGAAACGGCCAAGCGGCTCTCAGCGGCCCACGTTATGAAGTCTACTTTTAAAGGAAAAAGTTAAATGGTTTGGAATGAGAGATCGGTAATAGAAAATGAACCGCAGTATTCATTTCCTTCTACGTTTTAATGTACtttgataaatgtttattacttataaaattactgtaaatgttaataaaagtgcatttaggattttttaagatataaagtATTGAAACGCAAaacactttttacttttttaatttagttgttataaacattttactcTGTCCTTCTTCTAgcagatatatatttatgtatttaaaactgCATCAAGCGATCTATAATCTCACActgaaatactatttttttatggcgttggttggcggacgagcatatgggccacctgaaggtaaatggtcaccaccgcccatagacaaaggcgctgtaagaaatattaaccattccttacatgacctatgcgccaccaaccttgggaactaagatgttatgtcccttgtgcctgtgattacactggctcactcacccgtctaaccggaacacaacaatacagtgtactgttatttggcggtagaatatctgatgagtgggtggtacctacccagacgatcttgcacaaagccctaccaccaagtatttttcCGACTAGCCTAATAAATCTTTCCGCTTTCTttctaatgtaatattttaatgtctgcATAAGTACCTACCacccaaaataaaattgtatactaaaaaaaaaaaaaaatctagatgaTATGTTAAACAATTGCATATAAGAAACTTATTCTCTATtttctctacatagtataaaatcaGGTCGCTTCCtaccgtctgtacgcttagatattttaaattacgcaacaaattttaatacagttttcaTCAATAATCTTCGATTAATTCAAGAGACTCGATTAATTCGAGAGGAAGAAActctaaatatgtatataatataagcaagAAAAGCAGAAAATTACCCGTGTAAAGCCGGGACGGGTTACAtacataagataaaattattcagaCCTATGAAAATGTAGTGATATAAACAAATTGACAAGGTCATTTCTATGTTAAATAGAGATTACGTTAGATATATCtactaagatttattatttacaaattaattttataccgtttttaatatattaatagtgatatgtaaaattattttaaaagttactactGAATTTATTGTCATTTCTATTCGGTAAAatcaatgatttttaaatttatggttttataattattaatcggTAAAATGTCGATTCATGAGTAAATTAGCAAAAAATAATTAGGAATCATCACTGAAAAATTGTAGGTAcacatatgcttaatttgtgctcaGCGTTAAAAGAATCACTGAGGAAATCGGCATGTGCCGGATATGTTTTCCGCACCTCACTAAAACATGACAAATAAACTCCAagcttttcattaaaataagatGAAGCCTTTGTGCAGTATGACTTCCATATGCAGtaatttgcttataaaaaactaccaataactataaatacttatttagtcATAGCTTCTTTATTCTCTTATAAGGCGAACTGGGAAGGAATTTGCAAAGGAAGCGCAATCAGATTTTCATCGCAAACGTCCCCCCTTCGCTGCCGAAGAAATGAATACTTATTGCTAAAATGAGGCGGGCATTAATGAGAGCCGGCTTTCGAGCGCTCGTCCGCGTCTTAATTCTCttcgaaaaatattcaataagcgACTCAAAGCGGTAGCTGATTTGCGCCATACAGATGAATATTGGATatgcattaatttaaatttatttgaattcggTCTGATTACAATGCTAAGTctatatttattacgtttaggattttatttatttatgagaagtaatagtataaatttatctGTTACTAGTTTTCGGTCGTGGGATCTGCGTCCTTTTCTGTACCCCTGACAACGTgaatgcaaaatttcataatgatcgGTTAAGTAAACCAACAAAccaataaacaaactcactttcacatttataagtTAGGATGAGCGGGTTTTGAGTCCGCCTTTAAACCGACCCAAACCAGCTACAATATTTTCAAGGACAATATATGTGCTTCTAAAGAGGttgataaaaaaagaaataatacaaaaatagcaGTTTGTATATTACATATCTTTTAATGCTTTTAcaacacatatattataaagcaaatGATTCTGTAGTTTAGACCAAGCTTGTGTTGCAGATTCTTCGACAGATTCCAAAGATTTAAGCAATTCGTCTTCTTGTGAAATTGTCTTTGtatgagtttttaaaaataaactcaagtATGACTGAGCCaattcaaaatctttatttgatttaaataaaacatctagCATTTGAAGAAATTGTTTCATAACTTCAAAGCATCCACCTGCATCGGGAGCCATACTTGTTACTTCGGCTTCAATAGACGAAGGTGATAATGTTTTAAGTTTCTCTAAACATTCATTATAATCATCTACTTTCTCACAAGCATTTAACTTCTTAGCGAATGGCGTTAATGTTGAAAGTGATTCGGGAATCAATAGCTTGTTATTTGAAAgaccctttttttttttctccaaaTCAAATTCAAGCTCAAGACTGGGAATCGTCGGTAGAAAGAATGGTGCTGATTTAGGTACAGTTAAAGCTGTTTTCGGTTTATTACGTCGCTTAACAATGTCTAAGTGAAGCAAGTTAAGCCATCTTGATGTTGGTTGACCAGACAAAGTAAGAAGTTCTTCACTAATTTGGTCGGGGGATTTATATTCTGGCTCTTCTCCCAAGTCTATCGTTCCAATATCCTCAATATCTGGTTTTTCTGCAGCACTGGTAGGCAACTCTGCAAcaaaaaatcgttattaaaaaattaaccttttcttttttaattcaattgcccaaaatatcaaattgtataaaatattttatagtgttttatgatattatagtgtacaagaATATGCACAAACACAGTTGTATTCTCAGACTTATAAGATAGACACCGAACAAACACGTAATAAGGTGAAgccatttaaaaagtatttaatacatcaaatgcatgaaaatttatgaataattttatgtttatagctATAGAGTATAAATAGTAGCCGCtaatgatgataaatatttaaaataataaataacttactaaGCTGTGGAATATTAACAGCATTTCTGTCAATAGGCTTGAGGAATATCTTATCATACAAGTGCCTGTTGGCCCAAAGGAAGACACCCAACTCTCCGACATGTGTAGTTGCCAAGAAGTCACCTGTTGGTGACATGCTGAGCGAAGTGCAAGGTTGTTCCaccttaaaatacaaaaatcattttaggattttttttttttaaattatcctaACATGTtctcaaaatcaaatttaacctattttttttaacaaatgtcaaatataatacacatgTAAGTtcttacacaaaaaatatcaacaagTTGAGCACTTGGAATGTCCCATGTGCAGATAGTACAGTCCATAGATGAAGTAACCAGccatctaaaaaatataaaagtgtttaaataaacattataatttctacattagattatatttttattaacttattttaaatctttactaACCGGCTTTGACAGTCAAAATCAATGTCGTTAATTTTGCCAACATGACCTTCAAATTTTCTTATAACTTTCATTGTATCTATATCGACTAGGGTTATTGAGAAGTCTTCATTTGCTAATGCCATTAAACCACTGTCTCTGTGACATTTAGTGCTGTTTACCGATTCCTCCAACTTCAGAACATGATATGGTGTTGTGgctagaattaaatataaataatataggtaaTCTTAACAGTACatgtaaaattgatttaaaagatCATTAAGGCAGACTGCTTAGGATCAACATTTTTGTTCcaaatataacatattcatGTAAACCATAGTAAGAGCATAAAacataacaacaataataattattcaaatacctAAATTATAAGCAAAACTAAATcttaatgaaaatgaatgacATTAAATCATATCAATAAAGCTATTTTCTacaaaacacaatatttattaaacaaatgaaacaagAATATGTATACACTTGGTAGGAGGCAATGTATGGCCTTATTCACGTTCTCTATTCACAAAATAGTGAATTACCcaaatacttaataacttaCCAGCTTTAAAATGCCAGAACTTTAATCTGTCATCAGCCCCGACAGTGATGACTCTTTGATTGCAGAGATCTGTCTCAACTCCTCTCACTGCTCCCTTATGTGCAACTTTTTTCTCATTGCCATAATGCCCTCTGTATATACCTGACTGCATATTGAACTTGTGTACTTGACCATTACtataacctaaaaataaaaagaataaataagaattattttatagatgtttgattaatgtttaaaatattcttagcattattttattttataatgaaattaggaataaattttcaataaagtttaaattttgatacTGTTTTAAACAATGGATcatgtcttataaataaaatataaaatgacatcTATAACGTATTACCAATGAGCACAAAATTTCCACAATGTGTAACTGTCAAGCAAGTCGCCAGTGTTCCTTTCTCCATTTCTGGTGGTTTTAGTTTATGTTTACCCATACATATCCTGTTGTATGACCATGTTGTAGCAATGAACTTCCCATCATGTAAAGAAGCGATACTGTCCCATTGCTTGTCTCTTTGCATACAAGAGcttaattttgttattggaGGAAGAATCAGGTGATCAACTTGTGTTCTTTCTAAAATAAAGTAGTTAAAATATGAAACAgctcattgaaaattaaattgaaattaaaagtgaATTATCATTACTTTTCTTCTTGGATGCTTTTCTGTTGTAAGATGCTTTACCCATACTCTTGTTAAATGTTTCTGTTATCGTGTTCATGATATGTAGACTCCTATCTCTACCTGAAGCCAATATATTCTCACCAGTTGGTTCACAGT encodes:
- the LOC125067415 gene encoding WD repeat-containing protein 36; the encoded protein is MSEGKRSSQIFTGARVLGYVSTHVPFVARFIKRRGETLLCTSVGKWFHTYGCDKFRLLSVSGEHPGPITCMCGDSFHVYTATENDIYAWRRGCELKHVYKGHQAPIHKLLPFGIHIISIDEDNVLKIFDIKEETEFLDLRFDKESFKISSICHPPTYLNKILLGSEQGQLQIWNIRTAKLVFTFKGWDSAVTVTEPAPAIDVVAIALENGKIILHNLRYDQVVMEFVHDWGMVSCLSFRMDGVPIMVTGSTKGHLVMWDLEEKRVKSQIQSAHFSRIAGLQCLTSEPLMVTNSEDNSLKMWIFDMPDGGARLLKKREGHALPPNLVRYCEPTGENILASGRDRSLHIMNTITETFNKSMGKASYNRKASKKKKRTQVDHLILPPITKLSSCMQRDKQWDSIASLHDGKFIATTWSYNRICMGKHKLKPPEMEKGTLATCLTVTHCGNFVLIGYSNGQVHKFNMQSGIYRGHYGNEKKVAHKGAVRGVETDLCNQRVITVGADDRLKFWHFKAATTPYHVLKLEESVNSTKCHRDSGLMALANEDFSITLVDIDTMKVIRKFEGHVGKINDIDFDCQSRWLVTSSMDCTICTWDIPSAQLVDIFCVEQPCTSLSMSPTGDFLATTHVGELGVFLWANRHLYDKIFLKPIDRNAVNIPQLKLPTSAAEKPDIEDIGTIDLGEEPEYKSPDQISEELLTLSGQPTSRWLNLLHLDIVKRRNKPKTALTVPKSAPFFLPTIPSLELEFDLEKKKKGLSNNKLLIPESLSTLTPFAKKLNACEKVDDYNECLEKLKTLSPSSIEAEVTSMAPDAGGCFEVMKQFLQMLDVLFKSNKDFELAQSYLSLFLKTHTKTISQEDELLKSLESVEESATQAWSKLQNHLLYNICVVKALKDM